CTTTGACCATGTTCGGATCTCCATCTGCGTAGAGCTTCTTCAACTGCTAGTTTCCCTCTGTTTGCTGCTTCCACTCTGCTCAGAGCTTCTTCCAGTGTCTTTTGACTGGTTCTGACTTCTTCAGTTGCCTCTTCTACCTTTTTCAAAATATCCATTTTCGAAATGTTTGCATCATCAACTTGATTCATAGCATCCACTACTCTCTTCTTGGACAGTTCTTCAGCCTCTCGAGCTTTGCAGATCAGTGACGAATACTCCTCGTATGTAAGAGTAATTCCTTGATTTTGAGAAAAATCTCCACCTCCAGACAAGCCATCAGGATATGACATAGCTTTAATCTCTGCAAGAGCAACAGCTTCAGCTGCTCTAGCAGCCTCCTTCATTTTCCTGGCTGCAATCAACCTAATTTCAGCTGTTTTTATCTTAGTTTTCGTCTGTTCAATCTCCTGTGTTGCTCTCAAAACCTCTGATCTAGCAGCTTCTCCCATTTGCTTGAACTGATCAACCTCAAAACTCAACCTTTGAAGCTCCTTCGAAATATCTGATGGGCTATCAGAAACACATCTACTTTCAGCATCCTTCACCAATTGCAACTTCactttcgtttggttaagctcttCTTCAAGCGATAATATCTTCGAAGAATTCTGAGTTAATCTCTCACGCGTTTTCTCAAGCGAAAGTCTTTCTTTCTCCAACTTCTTGTTGAAAACATCAACAGAAAATCGAATATCAGCAAGATCAGTTGTAGTCCGAGTAAGATTCAGCTTTGCCTGTTTCAATTCCATTAAGATCAAACCCGGGGCTGATGAAGGGCAGGTGGTGTTTATGCTTTCCACAGGAGCACAAAAATTTCCCTCATCCCCACGATTTTCCTTATCTGCTTCATTCACATTCTTGTCAGCTGCATTAGCCTGAAGAGCTAGATTGACTTCAGCAGCTTCTTTCTGTAGCTTTTGCTTCAACTCTTCCATATTCATTCTAGTCTTCTCCAAATCTTTCAAAACATCCAAGGTTTCCCTTTCTTTGATGATTAAATCTTTCTCCAAATGCAATGCCTGCTCCTCTAATTTTGTTATATCAAGCTCTTCCACCACCTCATACTGACATTAACAGAACACAAAAAAGTCAAGTAATGTTAAACAACAAACATAGTTTCACTCCaaaatttatacatataaactGAATTTACTTAGTACTACACATTTATAGGAACCCCACTTTCATCAATGGTGGAAATGAAGCTCAAAATTCATAAAGTTCATAAATTTAAACTCAAAGAAACAATCCCATTTGATCATTTCTCACATTAAAGGTATCATTCATTACTTTAAATTCTTTATTAAAAAACAGAGAGAAagtgaaagagaaagagaaccTCATGATGTTGTTGAGAAAGCTTAGAAGAATGAGAGGGTTTCCAGTAACCAATTCCACCAAAACGACTTACGGCTTCTTTCACCGATTCAAACGGAGCCGAAGTATCGATCTCCGCTCTCTTCCTCAAACCCTTATCGGTCTCAGAACTGTTCTTCCTGTCTAACCTCATTTTCGAACCCGAATCATTCAAAACATTACTCTGATCAAGCTCCATTACATTCGAATTCATCTCCACTATTTCACCCAACACCCCTCGAGATCCAGAATCTAGGGTTTCCGTCATTGTagccaaaaataaaaacttCACCTTTACACTGTCACGACCCTAAACAAAAAAACACCAAGATACGCCTAGTTCTGTAGCTCTACAATGGAGATTTACACTAACAAAAACACCATTAACGATTCACAAAGCTAAAATGAAGTACAACACTACCACAATGTAGAGAGACACAAACCCATTTTTGAGAATTTTCTAACAGAGCGAGCTTCAGCTATGGAGTGTTGGTGATAATAAGGCTTGTATTTATTAAAATCCCGAAACTACCCCTAATCAACGGTCGAAATATGCCGAGGGTAAAGTGGTAAATTAAGGGTTTTAAGTACTGAGTCTGAGCCCAAAATgggaaaattaataaaaaaagaaagaaggctCTGTTTGTTTGTTTTGGCTTAGCTTAGTACTTTGGAGTTTGGATTattgtttaatataataattaaaaattaattaattataattttgggTTTCAACGGAAACATTTGAATGGGCCTTAAAGGGCCCAGTAATGATGAAAAAGTTGGGGGTGTTGTGGTCCACTAGTGGGTTTGGGCCGTTGGGACTTGGGAATTGGGAACCTAACACAACTGAAAAAGTTACTCTTTGAATAGgacaatttttatatatttttattatttttttttactgtgtttatGTACtatattgaattttgaaaagGAAATCTTCTCTTCTCGTACTAATAAATGTGCAGTTTTAATGTTTATAAATGGTAAACTTAGTAATCATGATTGGTCACTCATGATCATCAACAGAGAAAAACAAATGGACCATATGATATGAGAGAGTAGGTTTTTTTtaggtaaaaataataattgaataatttgcggtataaatcttaaatttaatttttggttgtaaataattaattatgtttaatttttaacggtaataatacttaagttatatttttagaagtCCGTAAATATTTGATCGTTAAATGTAAAGTTATTATCTAcgtgttattttcttattggtatatttaaactaattttatttttagaaaagataaaaaaaattcaatgacGTGGAAAAATTAGGGATTGTCACGTGACAATTTATTTAACACTTAACAACCAGGTACTTACAgaagttctaaaaatataacttaaatatttatttgtaattgagaattaaattgagatattgaTATCGCAAATTACtcataataattttttgaatttatacaatatatata
This region of Cannabis sativa cultivar Pink pepper isolate KNU-18-1 chromosome 7, ASM2916894v1, whole genome shotgun sequence genomic DNA includes:
- the LOC115697428 gene encoding WEB family protein At2g38370; amino-acid sequence: MTETLDSGSRGVLGEIVEMNSNVMELDQSNVLNDSGSKMRLDRKNSSETDKGLRKRAEIDTSAPFESVKEAVSRFGGIGYWKPSHSSKLSQQHHEYEVVEELDITKLEEQALHLEKDLIIKERETLDVLKDLEKTRMNMEELKQKLQKEAAEVNLALQANAADKNVNEADKENRGDEGNFCAPVESINTTCPSSAPGLILMELKQAKLNLTRTTTDLADIRFSVDVFNKKLEKERLSLEKTRERLTQNSSKILSLEEELNQTKVKLQLVKDAESRCVSDSPSDISKELQRLSFEVDQFKQMGEAARSEVLRATQEIEQTKTKIKTAEIRLIAARKMKEAARAAEAVALAEIKAMSYPDGLSGGGDFSQNQGITLTYEEYSSLICKAREAEELSKKRVVDAMNQVDDANISKMDILKKVEEATEEVRTSQKTLEEALSRVEAANRGKLAVEEALRRWRSEHGQRRRSSVHNSTKFKNSHPSHHRRDSRLLDVNGLHMVTDGSKPVLKPTLSIGQILSRKLLLPEELEMGLSGKGSGKPKVSLGQMLGKQNGDIPSSLRPEKENCNKQFSCKRKKFGFARFSLLLTNQSKKKKKMSMMNLNLR